One region of Oreochromis aureus strain Israel breed Guangdong linkage group 19, ZZ_aureus, whole genome shotgun sequence genomic DNA includes:
- the LOC116328230 gene encoding B2 bradykinin receptor-like, protein MSGNLNNTNWTNLEPNRLIFTLGSSYILAISVLGIIFNAFVLMVFCFHEKACTIAEIYLSNLAGADFVLVCCLPFWADYVGKGFNWAFNESLCKVVTAILKMNAFCSIYFLVLVSIDRYVALVHPLSHERIRRPFYAKLACAVVWFLGLVFALPAFIYRKLLDFKCTLDFDKDQLLVYELTTIIFSFIIPFFIIFLCTLKIIQALRNRPNGHGTEQKATTLILVVLLAFLICWGPFQLSRILDLFERLQILKHVGILGDHKILVCKQITVYLAFFNSVLNPILYVTIGKNFQKKAKELFISRKYKKTRRSSIRFSRTRFTSVKSDIGSS, encoded by the coding sequence ATGTCTGGAAACCTAAACAATACAAATTGGACTAATCTTGAGCCAAATAGATTGATCTTCACTCTGGGTTCATCCTACATCCTGGCCATCAGTGTGCTTGGAATCATCTTTAATGCGTTTGTGCTGATGGTTTTCTGCTTCCACGAGAAGGCCTGCACAATAGCTGAGATCTACTTGAGCAACTTGGCTGGAGCTGACTTTGTTCTGGTGTGCTGTTTGCCCTTCTGGGCTGACTATGTAGGAAAGGGCTTTAATTGGGCTTTCAATGAAAGCCTGTGCAAAGTGGTAACTGCcatattaaaaatgaatgcattcTGCAGCATCTACTTCCTTGTTCTGGTTAGCATAGATCGTTATGTGGCACTGGTGCACCCGCTTTCCCATGAGAGGATACGCCGGCCATTTTATGCCAAACTAGCATGTGCAGTTGTGTGGTTTCTTGGCTTGGTCTTTGCTCTCCCTGCATTCATCTACAGGAAATTACTTGATTTTAAATGTACCCTTGACTTTGATAAAGATCAACTTCTAGTGTACGAGTTGACTACCATAATCTTCAGCTTCATAATcccttttttcattattttcctcTGCACTCTTAAGATTATTCAAGCCCTGAGAAACAGGCCAAATGGACATGGAACAGAGCAGAAGGCCACCACTCTCATCCTGGTAGTTCTCCTGGCATTCCTGATCTGCTGGGGGCCATTTCAGCTGAGCAGGATACTAGATCTATTTGAAAGACTTCAGATTCTCAAACATGTTGGGATTTTGGGGGATCACAAAATATTAGTCTGCAAACAAATTACTGTATACTTAGCCTTCTTCAACAGTGTCCTTAACCCCATTCTCTACGTCACCATTGGGAAGAACTTCCAGAAAAAAGCAAAGGAACTCTTCATATCTAGGAAATATAAGAAAACAAGAAGATCAAGCATACGCTTCTCACGCACACGCTTCACAAGTGTTAAATCGGACATTGGCTCAAGCTAA
- the LOC116328229 gene encoding B2 bradykinin receptor-like isoform X2 yields the protein MSGNQSNTSENHCDFDNSLIITLVPPYILVISVLGIIFNVYVLMVFCLHKKACNVAEIYLSNLAGADLVLVCCLPFWAENVRKSIDRYVALVHPLSHERIRRPFYAKLGCLFVWGLGLVFALPIFIYRKLEFKSQSNLTGCELDFNEHQYVAYEVITIIFSFIIPIIIISFCTVRIFQSLSNRLMEGLNTKKMEQKATTLILAVLLAFLICWVPFHVTKILDVLRYTRILKCNITQTIVQQVSVYFAFFNSVLNPILYVIAGKNFRRRAKELSKQWNNKTTETFSLMSTRMTTLRLTKSQAAL from the exons ATGTCTGGAAACCAAAGCAACACAAGTGAAAACCATTGTGATTTTGACAATAGTTTGATCATCACTCTGGTTCCACCCTACATCCTGGTCATCAGCGTGCTTGGAATCATCTTTAATGTGTATGTGCTGATGGTTTTCTGTCTCCACAAGAAGGCCTGCAATGTGGCTGAGATATACCTGAGCAACCTGGCTGGAGCTGATCTTGTTCTGGTGTGCTGTTTGCCCTTCTGGGCTGAAAATGTAAGAAAGAG CATAGATCGTTATGTGGCCCTGGTGCACCCGCTTTCCCATGAGAGGATACGCCGGCCGTTTTATGCCAAATTGGgatgtctgtttgtgtggggTCTTGGCTTGGTCTTTGCTCTCCCCATATTCATCTACAGGAAGTTAGAATTCAAGTCTCAGTCAAATCTTACTGGATGTGAACTTGACTTCAATGAACATCAATATGTGGCATATGAGGTGATAACCATAATTTTCAGCTTCATCATCCCTATTATCATTATTTCCTTCTGCACTGTCAGAATTTTTCAGTCACTGAGTAACAGGCTAATGGAGGGTTTAAACACTAAGAAAATGGAGCAGAAGGCCACCACTCTTATCCTGGCAGTTCTCCTGGCATTCCTGATTTGCTGGGTGCCATTCCACGTGACAAAGATACTAGATGTGCTCCGATACACTCGcattctgaaatgtaacatCACACAGACCATCGTCCAACAGGTCTCTGTGTACTTTGCCTTCTTCAACAGTGTCCTTAACCCCATTCTCTACGTCATTGCTGGAAAAAACTTCAGAAGAAGAGCAAAGGAACTCTCCAAGCAGTGGAACAATAAGACAACAGAAACATTCAGCCTCATGTCAACTCGCATGACGACTCTGAGGCTGACAAAGTCTCAAGCTGCTCTGTGA
- the LOC116328229 gene encoding B2 bradykinin receptor-like isoform X1 produces the protein MSGNQSNTSENHCDFDNSLIITLVPPYILVISVLGIIFNVYVLMVFCLHKKACNVAEIYLSNLAGADLVLVCCLPFWAENVRKRYDWPFSESLCKVSSAVIYMNAFCSIYFLVLVSIDRYVALVHPLSHERIRRPFYAKLGCLFVWGLGLVFALPIFIYRKLEFKSQSNLTGCELDFNEHQYVAYEVITIIFSFIIPIIIISFCTVRIFQSLSNRLMEGLNTKKMEQKATTLILAVLLAFLICWVPFHVTKILDVLRYTRILKCNITQTIVQQVSVYFAFFNSVLNPILYVIAGKNFRRRAKELSKQWNNKTTETFSLMSTRMTTLRLTKSQAAL, from the coding sequence ATGTCTGGAAACCAAAGCAACACAAGTGAAAACCATTGTGATTTTGACAATAGTTTGATCATCACTCTGGTTCCACCCTACATCCTGGTCATCAGCGTGCTTGGAATCATCTTTAATGTGTATGTGCTGATGGTTTTCTGTCTCCACAAGAAGGCCTGCAATGTGGCTGAGATATACCTGAGCAACCTGGCTGGAGCTGATCTTGTTCTGGTGTGCTGTTTGCCCTTCTGGGCTGAAAATGTAAGAAAGAGGTACGACTGGCCTTTCAGTGAAAGCCTGTGTAAAGTGTCATCAGCTGTTATCTACATGAATGCCTTCTGCAGTATTTACTTCCTTGTTCTGGTTAGCATAGATCGTTATGTGGCCCTGGTGCACCCGCTTTCCCATGAGAGGATACGCCGGCCGTTTTATGCCAAATTGGgatgtctgtttgtgtggggTCTTGGCTTGGTCTTTGCTCTCCCCATATTCATCTACAGGAAGTTAGAATTCAAGTCTCAGTCAAATCTTACTGGATGTGAACTTGACTTCAATGAACATCAATATGTGGCATATGAGGTGATAACCATAATTTTCAGCTTCATCATCCCTATTATCATTATTTCCTTCTGCACTGTCAGAATTTTTCAGTCACTGAGTAACAGGCTAATGGAGGGTTTAAACACTAAGAAAATGGAGCAGAAGGCCACCACTCTTATCCTGGCAGTTCTCCTGGCATTCCTGATTTGCTGGGTGCCATTCCACGTGACAAAGATACTAGATGTGCTCCGATACACTCGcattctgaaatgtaacatCACACAGACCATCGTCCAACAGGTCTCTGTGTACTTTGCCTTCTTCAACAGTGTCCTTAACCCCATTCTCTACGTCATTGCTGGAAAAAACTTCAGAAGAAGAGCAAAGGAACTCTCCAAGCAGTGGAACAATAAGACAACAGAAACATTCAGCCTCATGTCAACTCGCATGACGACTCTGAGGCTGACAAAGTCTCAAGCTGCTCTGTGA